The DNA sequence AACAGAAAATATTATCGAGTATATCCAGAAAAGCATGGAGATCGAACAGATGCATGAATTCCTCAAAATATTGGATTCTCGTGAAAAAGAAGTGATTCTCTATCGCTATGGCCTTGGCGGTGAAGATGAGCTGACACAACGTGAGATTGCGAAAAAGCTCGATATCTCAAGAAGTTATGTTTCCAGGATTGAAAAGCGTGCGCTTATGAAAGTGTTGCGCGCTTACTACAAACTTGAGAAAAATGAGTAAAACAAAAAGGAAGACACCTGTTCAGCAGGCGTCTTCCTCTTGTATTTTTCTTCTGATTTTATAAGCCTTCAGCAGAAATACCATTGCTGAAACTGCAAATCCAATTGAAAGCAGGGCGTACTTCGTTCCCCCTGCAGCATGTCTTATATAAATTTGAATGAGCGTACCGATATAAAAGTAGACGCCCATTACAATCAAAGTTCCTGCGAAGCGGTTATAGTCTCTCAACTTTGCCATGAGCTGTTCACCAGTTTCTTTCATGGGACATCCCTCCGCAACCATTGTAACATGGAATAAAGGCCGTTATCTTTGGGAACTTTTGGCTTCCTTCGCTGCCATACTGACTACACGAATAATAAGTTCTGCAGCATTTCTGCCTGCTTTGATAATAAATTCGTCAAAAGTAACGGCAGATTCTTTGCCCGCAATATCAGATAGTGCCCGAATGATGACAAATGGAATATTGTACTGCCAGCATACTTGTGCAATTGCCGCTGCTTCCATCTCTGCTGCAATCATATTAGGGAATTTTTCACGAGCAAACGCAACGCGTGCCGGGTCTGCCATGAATGTATCGGCAGTAGCAATAAGTCCGACTTCATAGCCAAGATCTATTGATTTCACTGCTTCCTCAGTCATTTCAATCAATTTCGTATCAGCAGCGAAGACTTCAGGCATGCCTGGTACTTGTCCATATTTATAGTCAAACGCAGTCACATCGACGTCATGATGTACTACATTTTCGGAAATAACGAGGTCACCAACCTCAAGCTTACTGCTAAAGCCCCCCGCAGATCCTGTATTGATGACAAAGTCCGGTGCAAAGCGTTCTGCGAGAATAGCTGTTGCCATAGCAGCATTCACTTTCCCGATTCCCGACTTCAAAAGAACAACATCCGCACCTTCAAGTTTACCGCTAATAAACTGGCAATTGGCGACATCCTGCTCCTTTTTGTCTGTCATACGTCCTTTCAGCAGTTCCACTTCTTCTTCCATTGCCCCAATAATACCAATCATTTGTCTTCCCCCATATCTGTTTATCTGTAACGATATTGCTGATCGTTCTTTTTAAGCTCTTCTACTTTGACTGGTTTCCAGCCTTTGCCGTCAACCCATTCCAAATTGACACGATATGTTTTATTTTCATTTGATTTGCTTGAAACAGTCGCTTGAACTTGCTGCTCGCCATGACGGCCGATCCACCAAGTTGTCATGCTGGAAAGACCTGTCGCTTCTTTAATCGCTTTTTCCATTTCAAGACGGTCTTGTGAACCATCGTTGTAGTTCGTCGTATGACTTCCACTTTGATCTGTGCCAATTGGCTTCCAATTAGCTGTATATGCCTTTTTGACATTACCGTCTGAAGGCTCGGCTTTTTCCTTCTTCAATTTATCTTTCTTCTTATCTTTTTTCTTGTCATCTTTTTTCTTATCTTTTTCTTTATCTTCTTTTTCTTTATCAGATTTCTCTTTATCTTTTTCTTCCAAAGTCATCTTCTCATTCTGCGTTTCCTTAGCCGCAGTCTGTTGCTCTTTATTAGCTTGTTTTTCCGCCTGGTCCTTGTTTGCCTTTGCTTGGGTGTTCTCTGTCTTCTGATTGGCAGTCTCTGTCGCAGCCTGTTCGCGCTGCTTAGATGCTTCGCTGTCACTGAATACAAAAATACCAATTAGAAATACGAGAAGTACACTGGCAACGATGACGAGTACGGATATCAGTCTTGTAAGTTTCCTTTTCTGTTCAAATTTATTGAGCCTGGAGCCACGATTTTGGTCCATGTAAGTCCCTCCTTCATCGTTATTCCCCATTATACTATAATCCGGATAATTTTCATTTGCGAAAAGAATTTTTTAAGCAAAAAGCCGACATGTTAAGCATGCCGGCCTTTTCTCAAGCTTATTTATTTACTGTACTTTAATAATTTTTACTTCAATATCCCCACCAGGAGTCGGTACATTCACGACATCTCCTGCTCCCTTTCCAATGATTGCCTGTGCCATTGGTGAGTCGTTGGAGATTTTCCCTTCAAATGGATCTGCTTCTGCAGAACCGACAATTCGATAAGTCTCTTCATCGCCATCTGGCATCTCAATGAATGTAACAGACTTACCAAGACTAACAATGTCCGGATTGCTGTTATCATCTTCAATGATGACAGCATTGCGGATCATTGATTCAACCTGGGCAATACGTGATTCAACGAATGCCTGCTCATCTTTAGCCGCATCGTATTCTGAGTTCTCGGAAAGGTCACCGAAATCACGAGCAATCTTAATACGCTCAACAACTTCCTGGCGACGGTCCGTTTTTAAGAATTCGAGTTCATCTTCCAGTTTCTTTTTACCTTCTTCAGTCATGTAATAGCTTTTTTCAACAGCCATCGGACAGCACTCCTTCTCATAGAACAAAAAAACAGCATGATTGCCATGCGTGCTTTTTGTTTTTTTATAATTTTGGATGTATGGATTCTATTCATATAATCATACAGATTTGCGTGCAATTTACAATACTTTTGCTCGCCATATTCAGAAAAGTTTGATGCTTGATGCTACCCCGTCACCAATCGGCATAATGACAGTACTGTAGGATGAATGGTGCATAAGCATTTCATTGTAGAGTTTCAGCTTCTTCACCATATTTTTAAACTTCTTTGGCACCTCACTGTCATCCGCTACATATCCTCTGAAAAGCACATTGTCCGTGACGATTAGACCGCCTTTTGGTACAAGGGCATGAGCCAGTTCAAAAAACTTTCCGTATTGACCTTTTGCCGCATCAATAAAAACGAAATCAAACCGTTCCCCGTCTTGAACGAATTTTTCCATCTGTTCAAGTGCATCTCCGAAGATAAGATGAATTTCCTTTTCCTTGTCTAGCCTTTTAATATTCCTGACAGCCTCATCATACCGCACTTCGTCTCTCTCCATCGTCACAATCTGTGCATCAGGGCAGACTTTATTCATCTTAAGTGCAGAATAGCCGATTGCTGTACCGACTTCAAGAATCCTTTTTGGCTGATGAAGACGGAGCAGCTGCTGAAGATACTCGATTCCGAGCGGCTCCATAATCGGGACATGATGCTCGAGTGCATATGCTTCAAGCTCTGCTTCCCACTCACTGCTTGTCTCCAGCAAAGATTCCAAGTATTCATTTGTCATTTCTATCATTTGTTCAATCCTCTGTTTCAGCTCATTTAATATACTGCTGTTTCAGCTTAAGATGTTCATCAAAGTCTTTAGCGAAATGAACTTTTCCTTCTTCATCATGAAGAAAATATAGATAATCGGTTTTTGCCGGCTCAATCGCTGCTTCAAGGGCACTCTTGCCGAAATTGGATATCGGTCCGACCGGAAGACCTTTCACTTTATATGTATTATAAGGTGATTTCACTTCCAAATCTTTGAAATAGACTTTCTCCTTATGCTTACCAAGCGCATAAAGTACTGTCGGGTCCGTCTGTAACGGCATGCCTTCTTTAATACGATTGTAGAAAACGCCCGCTATTTCTTTACGTTCTCCGCTCGTACCAGTTTCCTTCTCGACAACTGAAGCCATCGTAGCAATCTGATGCAAGCTCATGCCACTCTTCTTAATCTCATCCTGATAAGGCCCAAACTCTTTATCAGATGTTTTAACAAGACGCTCAATTACCATTTCTGGCGTAGTGCTGACACGATTGAAATCATAAGTCGCTGCAAAGAGATAACCTTCCAGTGGTGTGCGAAGTTTTTTGTTCAGAATATCCTTCTTCAACAGGTTCGGGTATTTATCCATCAGGGTAGCTATGAATTCAGGATCATTCGCTTTTGTGAGAAAATCTTCTTTTGTGAATTGCATCCTCTTCGCGAAAATATCCGCAATCTCATCAACTGTCATTCCCTCTGGTACCGTAACTCTATAAGCAGGCCCTGCGACCGAGTATCCCCGTTTCAAGGAAGTCGTGATCTCATTCAGTGTCATTGCAGGAGTGAATACATATTCACCTGCCTTAAAACCTGTTTCTTTTTTAGCTTTCGTATAAAATCTGAATACACGCGCATCTTTGATAACGCCTTTTCCTTCCAGAATGCTGCCAATAGAAGCAGCACTTGAGCCTCTCGGAATCTCAACTGTAACTCTTTTGTTACTCCCCGGCTGTACTGGCTGAAGCGCCGATTTTATGTATAGATATCCTGAAATGCTGCCAATAAGAACTATTACTGCAATGGCTAGCACCATAATTAAAACTATTTTTTTCGTTTTCCTGCCGTCATGCGACCCGAAGCCGCCTTCTCGATCCGACATAGGGCAAATCCCCCCATTCATCGTAAAACATACTTGTCCTAAAGCTTCATATAGCAAAAAGGAAAAGCCGCGAGTCGCAAGGACCCTTGGCTTTATCCTTTTTGACAATTAGGACAGTTCGTCTTCTTCAATTAATGTATTAAGAACTTCTTCGACCATTTCCCACTCTTCATCCGATTCAATCGGGAATAGAGCTAGGTCATCTTCTTCAGATTCCGCTTCTTCATAACGGAAAGCATATACTTCCACTTCTTCATCATCCTCTGCCTCTGCAGGGACAAGTGCGATATAAGTCTGGTTGTTCTCTTCTACATCAAAAGTATAGAGAACTTCAAATAGATGCTCTTCACCATTTTCATCAGGGATGATAATACGTTCGTTTTCTTCTAGTGCCATTGTAAAACGCCTCCTATTTTCTCGAATCAAGATAGCCTTGCAAAATCATGTTTGCAGCCATTTTATCTATTACTTTTTTGCGCTTCTTCCTGCTAAGATCTGCTTCAAGCAGGACTCGCTCGGCAGCCATCGTTGTGAGACGCTCATCCCAGAGGATCGCTTTGATGCCATATTTTCTTTCCAAACGGTTTGCAAAGATGCGGGAGGCCTCGCCACGCGGTCCAATCGTGCCATTCATATTCTTTGGCAGACCGACAACAGCAAGCTCAACTCCATGTGTGTTGATGATTTCCTCCAACTCCTCATCAGCCGTGGACATATCTGATTCATTCCAATGTATAGTCGTAAGCCCCTGGGCCGTCCAGCCGAGCTCATCGCTCAGCGAGACGCCAATTGTTTTGGAGCCTACATCCAGTCCCATGATTTTCATTGATTCTCCCGTTTCTTTGAATCGAGATAAAATTTAACAAGCTCCTCAATAACTTCATCTCTCTCAACTTTTCGTATCAGATTGCGGGCATCCTTATGCCTCGGTATATAAGCAGGATCGCCTGAAAGCAGATAACCGACAATCTGGTTGATCGGGTTGTAGCCTTTCTCACTCAACGATTCATGCACTGAAAAGAGAATCTTCTCTATATCCTGTTCGAATGGCTCTTCTGAGAAGTTAAACTTCATTGTTTTATCAATAAAGCTCATCAACAACACCCCGTTCCATACTTTGCCTTCTTTTACCCCATTCTAACATGTTTGCATCAATTATTATATCTTTTTGCGGATATAAAAGCGAATGTCATCCATTGATTATGTCTGAGACATACTGTTTCGCACTTTCAAGCGCTTCACCGATTTTAGAAGCATCCTTGGCACCAGCTTGAGCCATGTCCGGACGTCCACCGCCGCCGCCGCCACATATTGATGCAGCCTGTTTGATCAGATTGCCCGCATGGAACCCCTGTCCAGTCAACTCTTTGGAAATACCAGCTGCGAATTGGACTTTTCCGTCATTCGCTGCAGCGAGCAAGACGATTGCTGGTTCTAGCTTAGCTTTCAAATCATCAACCATATTACGCAATTGGTTCATATCTTTCGCATCAACTTGTTCTGCAAGCAGCTTCACATCTCCGAAGCTTACCGCTTTATCAACAATACCTGATGCTTCAAGGTTTGCCAGTTTTGCAGCAAGTGATTCATTTGTTTTGCCAAGTGAACGAATTTCATCAAACTGGGCTGCAATGCGTTCAGGTACTTTTTCATCAGTTGTCTTGAGAGCAGCTGCTGATTTAGCAAGCACATTCAATTTACCAGTTGTCCATTCATAAGCGAATTGTCCAGTGACTGCTTCAATTCTTCGGGTACCTGCACCAATTCCTGATTCGGAAACAATTTTGAATATGCCGATTTCAGAAGTGTTGTAAACATGGCAACCGCCGCAAAGCTCAAGGCTGTAATCGCCAATCTGTACTACACGTACGATATCACCATATTTTTCGCCGAACAATGCCATGGCACCCATCTGCTTCGCTTCATCAATTGGTTTTAAATCGATTTGTAAAGAGATTCCTTCCCAAATCTTTTCGTTAACGATCTGTTCAATCTGCGCAAGTTCTTCTTCCGTAATCGCATTGAAGTGGCTGAAGTCAAAACGCAGGCGATCTGGTGTTACAAGGGATCCTGCCTGGTTAACATGCGCACCGAGTACGTCCTTCAATGCCTGATGAAGCAAGTGCGTTGCTGTATGGTTTTTTACGATGTTCGTACGGAAACGCTTATCTACAAGCGCACGTACTGTATCACCAGCAGATACTTTTCCTTCTTCAATGACGACTGTGTGCATGTTTTGGCCTTTTGGCGCCTTCTGAACATCTTTAACATATGCTTTGAATCCATCAGCGTACAAATAGCCGTTATCAGAGATCTGTCCACCACTCTCAGCATAGAAAGGTGTCTTTTCAAGGAATAAGAGAACTTCATCACCTGCCCCAGCATGATCAGCGACTTCACCATCACGGACGATTACAGACACTTTTGTTTCGATATCCTTGTTTTCATAACCTACAAACTCGCTCTGAGCATCAATTTTCATCAATACTTCATCCTGGACACCCATTGACTCAGACTGCTGGCGGGCACTGCGGGCACGCTCACGCTGTTTCTCCATTTCAGCTTCGAAACCTGCCTCATCGACTGTGAAGCCTTCTTCAGCAACGTATTCTTCAGTCAGCTCTTTCGGGAACCCATATGTGTCGTAAAGACGGAACGCTTCTTCTCCAGGGAAGATGCTGTTGCCTTTTTCGCGTTCTTTTTTCATGATGGACGTAAGCATTTCCAATCCGTCATGCAATGTTTCATGGAAACGTTCTTCTTCTGTCTTGATAATCTTCTCAATGTAGTCTTTCTGGTCAATAACATTTGGATAGAAGTCCTTCATGATGTTGCCGACAGTATCGACAAGCTTGTACATGAACGGCTTATCAATGCCAATTTCCTTCGCGAAACGAACGGCACGGCGCAACAATCTTCTTAGAACGTAACCGCGACCTTCATTAGAAGGAAGAGCATGGTCAGCAATTGCAAAAGAAACAGTACGAATATGATCAGCAATTACACGATAGGCGCGATCGTGAACTTCTGATTTACCATAATTCACATTTGCAAGTTCCTGTGTCTTTTCAATAATAGGCATGAACAGATCTGTATCAAAGTTCGTCGGCACTTCTTGAATGACGGATACAATTCGTTCCAGACCCATCCCTGTATCAATGTTCTTCTGCGGAAGCGGAGTATACGTGTCATCCGGGTTATGGTTGAACTGTGAGAACACAAGATTCCAGATCTCTAGATAGCGTTCGTTCTCTCCACCTGGGTACAATTCAGGATCGTCCGGGTCATTACCAAGGCTCTCACCGCGATCATAGAAGATTTCCGTATTCGGACCACTAGGGCCTTCACCGATGTCCCAGAAGTTCTCTTCAATGCGGATGATCCGCTCTTCAGGAATCTTAATATCATTGAGCCAGATATCATATGCTTCGTCGTCCTCCGGGTGAACCGTTACAGATAGCTTCTCAGGATCAAAGCCAATCCATTTGTCGCCTGTAAGGAATTCCCAAGCAAATTCAATTGCTTCTTTTTTAAAGTAGTCTCCAATTGAGAAATTCCCCATCATCTCAAAGAATGTATGATGGCGCGCTGTGAAGCCTACATTCTCAATGTCATTCGTGCGGATTGATTTCTGTACATTGCAAAGACGCGGATTCTCAGGGACAATCGTACCATCGAAATATTTCTTAAGTGTTGCAACACCACTGTTGATCCAGAGCAAAGTCGGATCATCTTTCGGGACGAGTGAAGCGCTCGGTTCAATATGATGCCCTTTTTCCTCAAAAAATTGCAAAAATAGCTTTCTAACTTCTGCTGATGTCATTTTTTTCATTCGTTGAACCTCCTATATGTAAAAATAAAAAACCCGTCTCTGCCTGAAGCAGGGACGAGTTTTGAAATCGCGGTACCACCCTAATTATGGACAGTTTTCGTCCGTCCATCACTTAACCATTGTAACGGCTGGTCGCCGGCGGGTATTAGCCGCACTCGGGCCGAGCTTTCTGCGAGTTGCACATCCGGAATCCCTTTCAGCCTTGGGGAAACCTCTCTTGTCTGTCAATTGAACAAGTTTCGCATACTTATGGCCTTCTTCGTATTACTCATATCAACTATGCGATATTATATTAATGGACTCGACATCATTTGTCAATCTTTCCGTATGTCTTAAGCTGCATAAACGATGTATGAATAATCGTAAGCAGTGGTACTGCAATGACCATCCCGATGATCCCGCCTATTTCTCCCCCGAGTAGCAATGCAAACAGGATTGCTACCGGATGAATCCGAACGGACCTTCCCATAATGAAAGGCGACAGGAGATTGCTCTCTATTAGCTGAATCCCAAAGACCGATATAAGTACATAGACGATAAGCTTCGGTGACATGCTGAGCGCAATTAGTATTGCTGGAGCTGCTCCAATAATTGGACCGAAATACGGAATCAAGTTCGTAAAGCTCATGATGATTGCAAGCAAAAGTGCATAGTCTAAGTGCAGGAAGGAAAACACGATATAGGTGGCAATCCCGACAAACAAGCAAACGAGCGCTTGTCCGCGCAAATAATTACCGAGACTGTCATCTGTAGCGCGTACAATAATTCCTGCCTGTCCATGATATCGATCCGGCAGTAGTTTCTTGAAAAATCCACGAATCAAATCATAGTCTTTCAAAAAGTAAAAAACGAGTACAGGAATGACAGTTAGGAAAATGATCAGATCGAATATTTTCGTAAAACCGCCAGCCCATTTTCCGAGCATTTGCTCCATTGCTGACTCAGCTTTCAGGAACAGTTCATCAAGCTGTCCGTGTACAGCATCCGGCAAAAATGATGTTGATGCATAAAGCCTTGCAGTCAAATCACGATACATATTGGATAATTCGGGCAGCTGATCCCGAAGTTCCGCCAATTGCCTGATTACTGCCGGGTATAACTGATAGCAAAGTGTTCCGATACTTGCAAAGAACACGAGATAAACGATTAGAATTGCAAGCCCCTTTGGGATTTTCCACTTATATAGCGCCCCAATGATCGGTTCAAGCAAATATGCGATGAGGGCTGCTACAAAGAAAGGAGCCAGAATCCGCCATATAAATGCCAGGACAGTCTCATATAGAGGATATAACAGAAATAGAAGGTAAATGATGACAAGGCCAAGTATTGTAAGCAATGCAAGGCGCAACAGCTGGTTGGTCCGTTCTCTGCCCGGCATCATCGGTTAGTTTCCTCAACTATAATTCTACTGAACCTGCCAAGCATCTTCATTCTGCCCATCAATCAGGTCATTTATTGCCGTCAAAGTCCCGTCCGATTCAACTTGGTATATTTCGAGTTTTCCATTATTATCTGCAATTTCAATAAAACAATGCCAGCAATAGAATTGATTTTCGGCAATTCTTCCAAGGTCGATACTGTTGCAATTCGGGCAGCGCATCATGGTCAAAACTCCTTGTTTTCAAAGATTTTATCCATAATGGTCGCCAGAATTTGCAAATTGTATACATATTACATGAAATCATAGGGTGAAAGTGAAGGATCTTCGTCAAGTATCTCCATTTCCGTACCATCTTCAAGTTCAACTGTTGCAATCAGTTCCCCCTCTGCTGCAACAACAGCAGATGATTCTTCCTTGCCAAACCGGATCAGAAGCTTCTCTTTAAGACTCGTATAACGGCTATTCGTATCAATCGTCCGGATTCCCCTCATGAAAGCCTCGGATTCACCGCAAATGATAAGAGTCTGCTTGCTTCTCGTAATCGCCGTATAAAGAAGATTTTTTTTCAACATGCGTGTATAGGAAAATGCGACCGGCAAGATAACATTTGGAAACTCACTGCCTTGCGATTTATGAATTGAGATGCAATAGGCATGCATCAGATTTCCGTAATCCGGACGCTCATAAACAACTTCCTTATCATCAAAAGCGACTACAATCTGCTCTTTCTTTTCCGTATTCTCATTCGCCCTGAAAATCGCTACAATTTCTCCAATATCACCGTTGTACACGCCATCTTCAGGCTGATTAACGAGTTGAAGCACTTTATCGCCAATCCGGAAAATCACTTCCATAAACTTGACTTCCCGCTTCTTCTCGGCCGGTGGATTGATCAATTCTTGCAATGTTTTATTAATAATATTGATTCCAGCCTGGGATCTGTAAATCGGCGCAAGTACCTGCAAGTCACGAGTATCCATCCCCTTGGCGACAGCCCGCTGGAAAACTTGTGTAACAACACTTACTACATCCCCCTCGCGGCATGGGATAAAGCTGAAATCTTTTGCATTTGCAAGACTTTGCGGTGTCAGCGTGTCATGCTTAATTTCATGAGCAAGCTGGATGATTTTGGATCCCTCTTTCTGACGATATACTTCATCGAGCGTCACAGCGGGGATCATCTCGCTCTGCAAGAGGTCTGTCAGCACCTGGCCAGGACCGACTGATGGAAGCTGATCTTCATCTCCAACGAGAAGAACTTGCATATCCTTTGGAATTGCCCTAAACAGATTATGCGCAAGCCAGATGTCGACCATTGAGAACTCATCAATGATAAGCAGTTTGCCGGAAAGCGGCTCATCCTGATCTTTGCCAAATCCAGAATGACCATCCCAGCCAAGCAGTCGGTGAATTGTCGTTGCAGGCAGCCCTGTTGATTCCTGAAGCCGTTTTGCAGCACGGCCTGTAGGAGCACAGAGTATGAATGGATACTCTTCCTTCGTCTCATAATATTCGGGGTCTAGCTCCAGTTCATGCGCCGCAGCATAAGCTTTCAAGATACCTTTGACAACGGTCGTTTTCCCCGTACCCGGACCGCCAGTGAGAATCATAACCTTTGAGTGGAGAGCTTTTTCAATCGCGTTGAATTGCTCTTTGCCGTAACTGAGTACTTCTGTTTCTTCAATATCTCCGATCATTTGCAAAAGTTCAGCATCTGGAAGCGAGAATTCAAGCTCCTCCCGCATAATCCGTTCCATATGTGAACAAAAGCGATCTTCAGCATAATAAAGTGATGGCAGATAGCAGCGCTCTTCCTGAATGATGACCGTTTTCTCTGCATTCAGTCTTCTCAATTGTTCAATGATTTTTTCAGAGGTAAGGTCTGGTGTCTGTAAAAGTTCAAGAATCCGCTCCGTACATTCATCAAGCGGCAAATAAACATGTCCTTCCGAAGAACTTTTTTGCAAAACGAACATGCACCCGGCACCAATGCGGTTCGGATGATCAGCAGCAAGGCCATTTTGTCTCGCAATATTGTCCGCAGTCTGAAAACCGAACCCTTCAATATCGTAAACAAATCTGTAAGGATCCTTATCAAGCAGCTCTACAGCCTCCTCACGATATTGCTTGTAAATCTTCTGGGCAAGCTTAAGGCCGATATCATGTTTGGATAAATAGATGACTACCCGCTCGAATCCCTGATTCTCCCGAAGTGTACGCGCAAGGCCTCTTGCCGTATCCTCCCCGAGGCCGGGAACCTCTTTCAATACATCTTCGTTTTGCAAAATCTTCTCAATCGCATTCATGCCGAGATGTCGGATGATTTTCTGTGCAGTCTTCAAACCGACACCGAAAAAAAGGTCGCTCGCCAAATACTCAGCAAGCCCCTCCTCTGTGTCAGGTATGAATGTCTGGTAACGTTCGACCTGATACTGCATACCAAATTTGGCATGGGTAATAAGCCTGCCGAAAAACATATATGTTTCACCAGGCTGGAGACCTGCAATATAGCCTTTGACAACGATGTCCTTTTCGTTAATGTCTTCATTCGTCTCAATGACCCTGATTTTCGCAATTGCGAATTGCTCGGCCTCATTCTGAAAAATCGTATGCAGCCATTCCCCTTTGATGAACCGCTCGTTTCCCTGTTCAGTTGATTGCATTTCTAAAGCCATGAAAAACAACCTTTCTATTACTGCGCCGCTTAAGGAAGCAGTTCTTTCGCCTGCATTGCAAGTTTATGATCACTTTGGTATGCGAGTACCTGTTCGAACATCTGTGAAGCTTGTTCATAGTTTCCAGAATGAGCATAGAGCACTCCGAGATTATAAAGCGCATCACAATGTTTTCGATCAGTCTCCAATATTCCTCGGAAGACCTTCTCCGCCTCATCCTTAAATCCTGTTTCCGCAAGCACCATGCCATATTTCAATGCCGCTTCAAGGTCTTTAGGATCTTTTTCTAAAGCTGTCTGGAAATACGGAATAGACAATGCAGTCTGACCTGTCCGCATAAGACTTACTCCGAGCATATAATACGCGGATCCGTCGTTAAGACCATTGCGGATCGACTGCTCAAAAGCCTGGCAAGCGAGATCATGAGCGGCATTCATGGCATGGACAGTACCGAGTCCATACCATGCAGTCGCCATATCAGGAACAAGTGTCAAAGCTTGCCTAAAGCAGCTCACAGAATCGGAGTAAGACCCTGTCCTCGCAAGCAAATTACCAAGGTTCGTCCAGCCAATTGCGTTTAAAGGGTCTTTTTCCAATTCCGTAACGAGCTCTTTACTCGCTCCTTCAAGGTCATGTGCCGCTAGAGCTTTTAGAAGCTTGTCTTGTCCTTCGTTTGAATCAGCCAACATAATCAAGTACCTTACCGTTTTTAATAATTGTATCAATCGTCCCTCCGCCAAGACATACTTCCCCGTCGTAGAATACGACAGCTTGTCCCGGCGTGATCGCACGCTCCGGTTCATCGAAAATGACACGAGCAGTTCCGTCATCATTTCGGATCACTTTCACACCGCTATCTTTCTGGCGATAGCGGAATTTAGCCGTACATGCGAATTCTTCTTGAAGCTGACCTTCATTAATCCAGTTGATATCGGTCGCAAGAAGTTCATCAGAATACAAATAGTCATTATGATAACCTTGTTCAACGTACAGAATATTATCATTAATATTCTTGCCAACGACGAACCAAGGGTCTCCCGGACCACCGATACCAAGTCCCTGTCGCTGTCCAAGCGTATAGTACATGAGGCCATCATGGCGGCCTTTCACAACACCATCCATCGTCTGCATTTCACCAGGGTTTGCTGGAAGATAACTGCCAAGGAACTCTTTGAAGTTACGTTCACCTATGAAGCATATACCTGTTGA is a window from the Aciduricibacillus chroicocephali genome containing:
- the mtnN gene encoding 5'-methylthioadenosine/S-adenosylhomocysteine nucleosidase, producing the protein MIGIIGAMEEEVELLKGRMTDKKEQDVANCQFISGKLEGADVVLLKSGIGKVNAAMATAILAERFAPDFVINTGSAGGFSSKLEVGDLVISENVVHHDVDVTAFDYKYGQVPGMPEVFAADTKLIEMTEEAVKSIDLGYEVGLIATADTFMADPARVAFAREKFPNMIAAEMEAAAIAQVCWQYNIPFVIIRALSDIAGKESAVTFDEFIIKAGRNAAELIIRVVSMAAKEAKSSQR
- a CDS encoding YrhC family protein, producing MKETGEQLMAKLRDYNRFAGTLIVMGVYFYIGTLIQIYIRHAAGGTKYALLSIGFAVSAMVFLLKAYKIRRKIQEEDAC
- the ruvX gene encoding Holliday junction resolvase RuvX, with translation MKIMGLDVGSKTIGVSLSDELGWTAQGLTTIHWNESDMSTADEELEEIINTHGVELAVVGLPKNMNGTIGPRGEASRIFANRLERKYGIKAILWDERLTTMAAERVLLEADLSRKKRKKVIDKMAANMILQGYLDSRK
- the mltG gene encoding endolytic transglycosylase MltG, which produces MSDREGGFGSHDGRKTKKIVLIMVLAIAVIVLIGSISGYLYIKSALQPVQPGSNKRVTVEIPRGSSAASIGSILEGKGVIKDARVFRFYTKAKKETGFKAGEYVFTPAMTLNEITTSLKRGYSVAGPAYRVTVPEGMTVDEIADIFAKRMQFTKEDFLTKANDPEFIATLMDKYPNLLKKDILNKKLRTPLEGYLFAATYDFNRVSTTPEMVIERLVKTSDKEFGPYQDEIKKSGMSLHQIATMASVVEKETGTSGERKEIAGVFYNRIKEGMPLQTDPTVLYALGKHKEKVYFKDLEVKSPYNTYKVKGLPVGPISNFGKSALEAAIEPAKTDYLYFLHDEEGKVHFAKDFDEHLKLKQQYIK
- a CDS encoding IreB family regulatory phosphoprotein; this translates as MSFIDKTMKFNFSEEPFEQDIEKILFSVHESLSEKGYNPINQIVGYLLSGDPAYIPRHKDARNLIRKVERDEVIEELVKFYLDSKKRENQ
- a CDS encoding O-methyltransferase, with the protein product MIEMTNEYLESLLETSSEWEAELEAYALEHHVPIMEPLGIEYLQQLLRLHQPKRILEVGTAIGYSALKMNKVCPDAQIVTMERDEVRYDEAVRNIKRLDKEKEIHLIFGDALEQMEKFVQDGERFDFVFIDAAKGQYGKFFELAHALVPKGGLIVTDNVLFRGYVADDSEVPKKFKNMVKKLKLYNEMLMHHSSYSTVIMPIGDGVASSIKLF
- the greA gene encoding transcription elongation factor GreA — its product is MAVEKSYYMTEEGKKKLEDELEFLKTDRRQEVVERIKIARDFGDLSENSEYDAAKDEQAFVESRIAQVESMIRNAVIIEDDNSNPDIVSLGKSVTFIEMPDGDEETYRIVGSAEADPFEGKISNDSPMAQAIIGKGAGDVVNVPTPGGDIEVKIIKVQ
- a CDS encoding DUF1292 domain-containing protein, yielding MALEENERIIIPDENGEEHLFEVLYTFDVEENNQTYIALVPAEAEDDEEVEVYAFRYEEAESEEDDLALFPIESDEEWEMVEEVLNTLIEEDELS
- a CDS encoding YrrS family protein, with amino-acid sequence MDQNRGSRLNKFEQKRKLTRLISVLVIVASVLLVFLIGIFVFSDSEASKQREQAATETANQKTENTQAKANKDQAEKQANKEQQTAAKETQNEKMTLEEKDKEKSDKEKEDKEKDKKKDDKKKDKKKDKLKKEKAEPSDGNVKKAYTANWKPIGTDQSGSHTTNYNDGSQDRLEMEKAIKEATGLSSMTTWWIGRHGEQQVQATVSSKSNENKTYRVNLEWVDGKGWKPVKVEELKKNDQQYRYR